From Puntigrus tetrazona isolate hp1 chromosome 8, ASM1883169v1, whole genome shotgun sequence, the proteins below share one genomic window:
- the sorbs3 gene encoding vinexin isoform X2 yields the protein MQSQRRVEVHDHLKGSRIIFSDEALPGSGSRQRFMAPDVTQEVVVISPGLPTPPSSPFSISSAPASSQHKVAEVNGGGFTSQSFGSYYGPTQTDAGLSNGGVRTGGSATLPRLSGTREERLIKFSGIGPVDETGMPIASRSSVNKPKDWYRSMFRQIHKKPEEPELDWRERKLSSSPPPDCGQQDGRSDPFTLTPHGALPDWTDLGDTGKHPEPKSIFDFEPGKGAEEDRCRPLRSESERPSYYSPVKLQSQSPSIEATLVSELNRFEAELDSDIRGLERKLSQKQQQRRGRGEGAKTNPATTRTEDSRQENSYPIIPCSAVKQGTTANLTHADDHIIMSSDMDVPPKKEERKMKAARAKFNFQAQSPKELTIQKGDVVYIHRQVDANWYEGEHHGRVGIFPTSYVEIIPPTEKPTPIKSPTIQVLEYGEAVALFNFNADLPVELSFRKGEVISISRRVDDHWLEGRIAGTNRSGIFPINYVQVNKMPRTKSSDEFPSSPTLTPEPLSPGRPQHPPLSPLSRSPEPQLSPHKHSSQSRSPLAHAQPTSPKQPSNHFLFSPTNNRTTSPHAHSPLEKDVRTLVSPSNHVLTSPQGPGLPAGGGSHAPYVTQDGTRTQSPQPNADVKIPSTSQSPVNMNHSRKPYKAVYNYKPQNRDELELREGDIVQVIEKCDDGWFVDL from the exons ATGCAGTCTCAG AGAAGAGTGGAGGTGCATGACCATCTCAAAGGCTCGCGGATCATTTTCTCGGACGAGGCTCTTCCCGGCAGTGGATCCAGACAGCGCTTCATGGCTCCGGATGTGACCCAGGAAGTAGTGGTAATCTCTCCTGGTCTTCCTACACCTCCCTCGAGTCCGTTCAGCATCAGTTCAGCCCCTGCGTCTTCACAGCACAAG GTTGCAGAGGTCAATGGAGGTGGATTCACATCACAGAGTTTCGGATCCTACTATGGGCCGACTCAGACAGACG cTGGATTATCCAATGGTGGTGTACGGACCGGAGGTTCAGCCACGTTGCCCAGACTGTCTGGCACCCGAGAGGAGCGCTTAATCAAGTTCTCGGGAATAGGTCCTGTAGATGAGACAGGCATGCCAATCGCATCCCGATCT AGCGTAAACAAGCCCAAGGACTGGTATAGGAGCATGTTTAGACAAATCCACAAGAAACCAGAGG AGCCTGAGCTTGACTGGAGAGAAA GGAAGCTGTCATCATCTCCTCCTCCAGATTGTGGCCAGCAGGACGGGCGCTCAGACCCCTTCACCCTCACCCCTCACGGAGCCCTGCCCGactg gaCTGATCTGGGCGACACAGGGAAGCATCCAGAACCCAAGAGTATTTTTGACTTTGAGCCTGGAAAGGGAGCAGAAGAGGATCGTTGTCGG CCTCTGAGGTCTGAGTCAGAGCGGCCTTCATATTACAGCCCAGTCAAACTTCAATCCCAGTCTCCATCCATAGAG GCGACGCTGGTGTCAGAGCTCAACCGTTTTGAGGCGGAGCTGGACTCAGACATTCGCGGTCTGGAGAGGAAACTGTcccagaagcagcagcagcggcgAGGCAGGGGTGAG GGAGCTAAAACCAACCCGGCAACCACAAGAACGGAAGACAGCAGACAAGAAAACAG cTATCCCATAATCCCCTGCTCTGCTGTAAAGCAGGGCACAACAGCGAACTTGACGCATGCTGATG ATCACATAATAATGTCGTCAGACATGGATGTCCCACCtaagaaagaagagagaaag ATGAAAGCAGCTCGAGCCAAATTTAATTTCCAAGCACAGTCACCAAA GGAGCTGACCATACAAAAAGGTGACGTTGTGTACATACACCGGCAAGTGGATGCCAACTGGTATGAAGGAGAGCATCATGGGAGAGTGGGGATCTTTCCCACCAGTTACGTGGAG ATTATTCCTCCAACAGAGAAGCCCACGCCAATAAAGTCTCCCACCATCCAGGTGCTGGAGTACGGAGAGGCTGTAGCCCTGTTCAACTTCAATGCCGACCTGCCTGTGGAGCTGTCCTTCAGGAAG GGCGAGGTGATCTCTATCAGCAGGCGTGTGGATGATCACTGGTTGGAGGGGCGTATCGCCGGCACCAACCGCAGTGGAATCTTCCCCATCAACTACGTCCAGGTCAACAAAATGCCCCGCACTAAAAGCAGCGATGAGTTTCCGTCTTCTCCCACTCTCACCCCTGAGCCCCTCAGCCCCGGGCGGCCGCAGCACCCCCCTCTGTCTCCTCTGTCACGCTCCCCCGAACCCCAGCTTTCACCTCACAAACACTCCAGCCAATCACGCTCCCCTCTGGCGCACGCACAGCCCACCTCCCCAAAACAGCCTTCAAACCACTTCCTGTTCTCGCCCACAAACAACCGGACCACGTCGCCGCACGCTCACAGCCCACTGGAAAAGGACGTTCGAACGCTCGTGTCTCCCTCCAATCATGTGCTGACGTCTCCACAGGGCCCGGGACTGCCAGCCGGCGGCGGCTCGCACGCTCCGTACGTCacgcag GATGGGACCAGAACACAGTCTCCACAGCCCAACGCAGACGTTAAGATTCCTTCCACATCACAGTCTCCTGTGAACATGAACCATTCACGAAAACC GTATAAAGCGGTTTACAACTATAAACCCCAGAACAGAGACGAGCTGGAATTGAGAGAAGGAGACATCGTTCAGGTCATAGAGAAGTGTGATGACGGCTGGTTTGTAG ATTTGTAG
- the sorbs3 gene encoding vinexin isoform X1, producing MQSQRRVEVHDHLKGSRIIFSDEALPGSGSRQRFMAPDVTQEVVVISPGLPTPPSSPFSISSAPASSQHKVAEVNGGGFTSQSFGSYYGPTQTDAGLSNGGVRTGGSATLPRLSGTREERLIKFSGIGPVDETGMPIASRSSVNKPKDWYRSMFRQIHKKPEEPELDWRERKLSSSPPPDCGQQDGRSDPFTLTPHGALPDWTDLGDTGKHPEPKSIFDFEPGKGAEEDRCRPLRSESERPSYYSPVKLQSQSPSIEATLVSELNRFEAELDSDIRGLERKLSQKQQQRRGRGEGAKTNPATTRTEDSRQENSYPIIPCSAVKQGTTANLTHADDHIIMSSDMDVPPKKEERKMKAARAKFNFQAQSPKELTIQKGDVVYIHRQVDANWYEGEHHGRVGIFPTSYVEIIPPTEKPTPIKSPTIQVLEYGEAVALFNFNADLPVELSFRKGEVISISRRVDDHWLEGRIAGTNRSGIFPINYVQVNKMPRTKSSDEFPSSPTLTPEPLSPGRPQHPPLSPLSRSPEPQLSPHKHSSQSRSPLAHAQPTSPKQPSNHFLFSPTNNRTTSPHAHSPLEKDVRTLVSPSNHVLTSPQGPGLPAGGGSHAPYVTQDGTRTQSPQPNADVKIPSTSQSPVNMNHSRKPYKAVYNYKPQNRDELELREGDIVQVIEKCDDGWFVGTSERTQAFGTFPGNYVSPV from the exons ATGCAGTCTCAG AGAAGAGTGGAGGTGCATGACCATCTCAAAGGCTCGCGGATCATTTTCTCGGACGAGGCTCTTCCCGGCAGTGGATCCAGACAGCGCTTCATGGCTCCGGATGTGACCCAGGAAGTAGTGGTAATCTCTCCTGGTCTTCCTACACCTCCCTCGAGTCCGTTCAGCATCAGTTCAGCCCCTGCGTCTTCACAGCACAAG GTTGCAGAGGTCAATGGAGGTGGATTCACATCACAGAGTTTCGGATCCTACTATGGGCCGACTCAGACAGACG cTGGATTATCCAATGGTGGTGTACGGACCGGAGGTTCAGCCACGTTGCCCAGACTGTCTGGCACCCGAGAGGAGCGCTTAATCAAGTTCTCGGGAATAGGTCCTGTAGATGAGACAGGCATGCCAATCGCATCCCGATCT AGCGTAAACAAGCCCAAGGACTGGTATAGGAGCATGTTTAGACAAATCCACAAGAAACCAGAGG AGCCTGAGCTTGACTGGAGAGAAA GGAAGCTGTCATCATCTCCTCCTCCAGATTGTGGCCAGCAGGACGGGCGCTCAGACCCCTTCACCCTCACCCCTCACGGAGCCCTGCCCGactg gaCTGATCTGGGCGACACAGGGAAGCATCCAGAACCCAAGAGTATTTTTGACTTTGAGCCTGGAAAGGGAGCAGAAGAGGATCGTTGTCGG CCTCTGAGGTCTGAGTCAGAGCGGCCTTCATATTACAGCCCAGTCAAACTTCAATCCCAGTCTCCATCCATAGAG GCGACGCTGGTGTCAGAGCTCAACCGTTTTGAGGCGGAGCTGGACTCAGACATTCGCGGTCTGGAGAGGAAACTGTcccagaagcagcagcagcggcgAGGCAGGGGTGAG GGAGCTAAAACCAACCCGGCAACCACAAGAACGGAAGACAGCAGACAAGAAAACAG cTATCCCATAATCCCCTGCTCTGCTGTAAAGCAGGGCACAACAGCGAACTTGACGCATGCTGATG ATCACATAATAATGTCGTCAGACATGGATGTCCCACCtaagaaagaagagagaaag ATGAAAGCAGCTCGAGCCAAATTTAATTTCCAAGCACAGTCACCAAA GGAGCTGACCATACAAAAAGGTGACGTTGTGTACATACACCGGCAAGTGGATGCCAACTGGTATGAAGGAGAGCATCATGGGAGAGTGGGGATCTTTCCCACCAGTTACGTGGAG ATTATTCCTCCAACAGAGAAGCCCACGCCAATAAAGTCTCCCACCATCCAGGTGCTGGAGTACGGAGAGGCTGTAGCCCTGTTCAACTTCAATGCCGACCTGCCTGTGGAGCTGTCCTTCAGGAAG GGCGAGGTGATCTCTATCAGCAGGCGTGTGGATGATCACTGGTTGGAGGGGCGTATCGCCGGCACCAACCGCAGTGGAATCTTCCCCATCAACTACGTCCAGGTCAACAAAATGCCCCGCACTAAAAGCAGCGATGAGTTTCCGTCTTCTCCCACTCTCACCCCTGAGCCCCTCAGCCCCGGGCGGCCGCAGCACCCCCCTCTGTCTCCTCTGTCACGCTCCCCCGAACCCCAGCTTTCACCTCACAAACACTCCAGCCAATCACGCTCCCCTCTGGCGCACGCACAGCCCACCTCCCCAAAACAGCCTTCAAACCACTTCCTGTTCTCGCCCACAAACAACCGGACCACGTCGCCGCACGCTCACAGCCCACTGGAAAAGGACGTTCGAACGCTCGTGTCTCCCTCCAATCATGTGCTGACGTCTCCACAGGGCCCGGGACTGCCAGCCGGCGGCGGCTCGCACGCTCCGTACGTCacgcag GATGGGACCAGAACACAGTCTCCACAGCCCAACGCAGACGTTAAGATTCCTTCCACATCACAGTCTCCTGTGAACATGAACCATTCACGAAAACC GTATAAAGCGGTTTACAACTATAAACCCCAGAACAGAGACGAGCTGGAATTGAGAGAAGGAGACATCGTTCAGGTCATAGAGAAGTGTGATGACGGCTGGTTTGTAG GTACGTCTGAAAGGACCCAAGCTTTTGGAACATTCCCTGGCAACTATGTGTCACCAGTCTGA
- the sorbs3 gene encoding vinexin isoform X3: MQSQRRVEVHDHLKGSRIIFSDEALPGSGSRQRFMAPDVTQEVVVISPGLPTPPSSPFSISSAPASSQHKVAEVNGGGFTSQSFGSYYGPTQTDAGLSNGGVRTGGSATLPRLSGTREERLIKFSGIGPVDETGMPIASRSSVNKPKDWYRSMFRQIHKKPEEPELDWRERKLSSSPPPDCGQQDGRSDPFTLTPHGALPDWTDLGDTGKHPEPKSIFDFEPGKGAEEDRCRPLRSESERPSYYSPVKLQSQSPSIEATLVSELNRFEAELDSDIRGLERKLSQKQQQRRGRGEGAKTNPATTRTEDSRQENSYPIIPCSAVKQGTTANLTHADDHIIMSSDMDVPPKKEERKMKAARAKFNFQAQSPKELTIQKGDVVYIHRQVDANWYEGEHHGRVGIFPTSYVEIIPPTEKPTPIKSPTIQVLEYGEAVALFNFNADLPVELSFRKGEVISISRRVDDHWLEGRIAGTNRSGIFPINYVQGPGLPAGGGSHAPYVTQDGTRTQSPQPNADVKIPSTSQSPVNMNHSRKPYKAVYNYKPQNRDELELREGDIVQVIEKCDDGWFVGTSERTQAFGTFPGNYVSPV, from the exons ATGCAGTCTCAG AGAAGAGTGGAGGTGCATGACCATCTCAAAGGCTCGCGGATCATTTTCTCGGACGAGGCTCTTCCCGGCAGTGGATCCAGACAGCGCTTCATGGCTCCGGATGTGACCCAGGAAGTAGTGGTAATCTCTCCTGGTCTTCCTACACCTCCCTCGAGTCCGTTCAGCATCAGTTCAGCCCCTGCGTCTTCACAGCACAAG GTTGCAGAGGTCAATGGAGGTGGATTCACATCACAGAGTTTCGGATCCTACTATGGGCCGACTCAGACAGACG cTGGATTATCCAATGGTGGTGTACGGACCGGAGGTTCAGCCACGTTGCCCAGACTGTCTGGCACCCGAGAGGAGCGCTTAATCAAGTTCTCGGGAATAGGTCCTGTAGATGAGACAGGCATGCCAATCGCATCCCGATCT AGCGTAAACAAGCCCAAGGACTGGTATAGGAGCATGTTTAGACAAATCCACAAGAAACCAGAGG AGCCTGAGCTTGACTGGAGAGAAA GGAAGCTGTCATCATCTCCTCCTCCAGATTGTGGCCAGCAGGACGGGCGCTCAGACCCCTTCACCCTCACCCCTCACGGAGCCCTGCCCGactg gaCTGATCTGGGCGACACAGGGAAGCATCCAGAACCCAAGAGTATTTTTGACTTTGAGCCTGGAAAGGGAGCAGAAGAGGATCGTTGTCGG CCTCTGAGGTCTGAGTCAGAGCGGCCTTCATATTACAGCCCAGTCAAACTTCAATCCCAGTCTCCATCCATAGAG GCGACGCTGGTGTCAGAGCTCAACCGTTTTGAGGCGGAGCTGGACTCAGACATTCGCGGTCTGGAGAGGAAACTGTcccagaagcagcagcagcggcgAGGCAGGGGTGAG GGAGCTAAAACCAACCCGGCAACCACAAGAACGGAAGACAGCAGACAAGAAAACAG cTATCCCATAATCCCCTGCTCTGCTGTAAAGCAGGGCACAACAGCGAACTTGACGCATGCTGATG ATCACATAATAATGTCGTCAGACATGGATGTCCCACCtaagaaagaagagagaaag ATGAAAGCAGCTCGAGCCAAATTTAATTTCCAAGCACAGTCACCAAA GGAGCTGACCATACAAAAAGGTGACGTTGTGTACATACACCGGCAAGTGGATGCCAACTGGTATGAAGGAGAGCATCATGGGAGAGTGGGGATCTTTCCCACCAGTTACGTGGAG ATTATTCCTCCAACAGAGAAGCCCACGCCAATAAAGTCTCCCACCATCCAGGTGCTGGAGTACGGAGAGGCTGTAGCCCTGTTCAACTTCAATGCCGACCTGCCTGTGGAGCTGTCCTTCAGGAAG GGCGAGGTGATCTCTATCAGCAGGCGTGTGGATGATCACTGGTTGGAGGGGCGTATCGCCGGCACCAACCGCAGTGGAATCTTCCCCATCAACTACGTCCAG GGCCCGGGACTGCCAGCCGGCGGCGGCTCGCACGCTCCGTACGTCacgcag GATGGGACCAGAACACAGTCTCCACAGCCCAACGCAGACGTTAAGATTCCTTCCACATCACAGTCTCCTGTGAACATGAACCATTCACGAAAACC GTATAAAGCGGTTTACAACTATAAACCCCAGAACAGAGACGAGCTGGAATTGAGAGAAGGAGACATCGTTCAGGTCATAGAGAAGTGTGATGACGGCTGGTTTGTAG GTACGTCTGAAAGGACCCAAGCTTTTGGAACATTCCCTGGCAACTATGTGTCACCAGTCTGA